In the Nitrospirales bacterium LBB_01 genome, one interval contains:
- a CDS encoding polyprenyl synthetase family protein: MNLKTYLAETKSLIEDFLKMYFRQTGEPEVLFDAMRYSLFAGGKRIRPILCLTAYETCGGVGTDILPQACALELIHTYSLIHDDLPAMDNDDLRRGKPTNHKVYGDAMAILAGDGLLTESFRMFTTVAGDSGITKNILPAIKELASSAGLYGMVAGQALDIISEGKTPDKTTLEFIHKNKTAALLKTSVRLGGILYGAQKPEMSALSDYGEAIGLAFQVVDDILDVTGTTEELGKPQGSDDSKDKMTYPAMYGIERSKEIARELITRGLESAEFFKGKAMWLKEIANYLLKRTN, translated from the coding sequence ATGAACCTAAAAACATATTTAGCTGAGACAAAGTCTCTGATAGAGGATTTTTTAAAAATGTATTTTCGGCAGACCGGAGAGCCGGAAGTTCTGTTTGATGCGATGCGGTATTCTCTGTTTGCAGGCGGCAAAAGAATCCGTCCTATTCTCTGTCTTACCGCCTATGAGACCTGTGGAGGAGTTGGCACTGACATTCTGCCGCAAGCCTGTGCCCTTGAGTTAATTCACACGTACTCGCTGATTCATGACGATCTGCCCGCTATGGATAACGATGATTTAAGACGCGGAAAGCCCACAAATCATAAAGTGTATGGCGATGCAATGGCAATACTAGCCGGAGACGGGCTTTTAACCGAGTCGTTTAGAATGTTTACAACTGTGGCAGGCGATAGCGGCATCACTAAAAATATTCTACCAGCAATTAAAGAACTTGCCTCCTCAGCCGGACTCTACGGGATGGTGGCAGGACAGGCACTTGATATTATCTCAGAAGGGAAAACACCGGATAAGACCACTCTTGAATTTATTCACAAAAATAAGACAGCGGCGCTCCTTAAAACCTCCGTGCGGCTTGGCGGAATACTTTATGGAGCACAAAAACCTGAGATGAGCGCTCTTAGCGACTATGGAGAAGCTATAGGGCTTGCCTTTCAGGTAGTGGATGACATCTTAGACGTAACAGGCACTACAGAGGAGCTGGGAAAGCCGCAGGGCTCCGATGACAGTAAAGATAAGATGACCTACCCGGCCATGTATGGCATAGAACGCTCAAAGGAAATAGCCCGGGAACTAATAACCCGGGGGTTAGAATCGGCGGAGTTTTTTAAAGGCAAAGCAATGTGGCTAAAGGAGATAGCGAATTATCTTCTAAAGAGGACAAATTGA
- the dxs gene encoding 1-deoxy-D-xylulose-5-phosphate synthase yields the protein MTVSNGSDDYFSRLSEIKSPEDIKVLSLDELSELAHEIRDVIIKRVSINGGHLASSLGVIEITLALHYVFRSPVDKIIWDVGHQCYPHKLITGRFDRFHTLRQHGGISGFPRRDENPHDAFGTGHSSTSISAALGMAEGGYRLGRYNKVIAVIGDGALTGGLAFEGLNNAGHLKRDLIVVLNDNEMSISKNVGALSSYLTRAMGSSIYQKLKKETKTIFEIIPKVGGHFSKLAQRTEDTLKCFFIPGMLFEELGFTYMGPVDGHDIAGLIDTFESVKMQQGPVLIHAITKKGKGYEFSEMKPSRFHGVGPFETDTGEPKKCVQCTSFSEIFGKALTEAAKYNPKVVAITAAMKEGTGLRQFAEAFPGRFYDVGIAEQHAVTFAAGLAASGIKPVVAVYSTFLQRAYDEIIHDVCLQNLPVVFAIDRTGLVGEDGPTHHGLFDISYLRSIPNLTIMTPKNSIEMKDMLTLAFKLATPCAIRYSRDTVSDELEGINSKLELGKGEIIRDGTDVAILASGQSVHYALLAAKRLEGSGVSAGVVNMRFIKPLDGDLILKLSQKVKAIVTVEENVTAGGFGSLVLEFLNASDVTNVKVKVLGIADKFVEHGRQEILRKLYGIDDEGIYQTVMGIFSK from the coding sequence TTGACAGTTTCAAATGGCAGTGACGACTACTTTTCCAGACTTTCAGAGATAAAATCACCAGAAGATATAAAGGTTCTTTCATTAGATGAGCTTTCAGAGTTGGCCCATGAGATACGCGATGTTATAATCAAACGGGTATCTATAAACGGCGGGCATTTGGCATCCTCGCTGGGAGTTATTGAGATAACTCTGGCGCTTCATTATGTATTTAGAAGTCCAGTGGATAAAATCATCTGGGATGTAGGGCATCAGTGCTACCCTCATAAGCTGATAACCGGGCGTTTTGACCGCTTTCATACACTAAGACAGCACGGAGGCATTTCGGGCTTTCCTCGCCGTGATGAAAACCCCCATGACGCCTTTGGAACCGGTCACAGTTCAACCTCCATCTCGGCAGCGTTGGGAATGGCTGAGGGCGGATACAGGCTTGGCAGGTACAATAAGGTTATAGCCGTAATTGGAGATGGCGCACTAACAGGTGGGCTTGCATTTGAGGGTTTAAACAATGCAGGACATTTAAAACGTGACCTTATTGTTGTGTTAAACGACAATGAGATGTCTATATCTAAGAATGTGGGCGCACTGTCCTCTTATCTGACACGCGCTATGGGAAGCAGTATCTACCAGAAATTAAAGAAGGAAACGAAGACTATATTTGAAATTATCCCAAAGGTGGGCGGTCATTTCTCAAAATTAGCGCAAAGGACTGAAGACACCCTGAAGTGTTTTTTTATTCCCGGGATGTTATTTGAAGAGCTTGGATTTACCTACATGGGGCCAGTTGACGGCCACGACATAGCGGGATTGATTGACACATTTGAAAGTGTAAAAATGCAACAGGGTCCGGTATTGATTCATGCCATTACAAAGAAAGGCAAAGGGTATGAATTCTCAGAAATGAAACCGTCACGGTTTCATGGAGTTGGGCCATTTGAGACAGATACCGGAGAGCCTAAAAAATGTGTACAGTGTACATCCTTTAGTGAGATATTTGGCAAAGCGCTGACAGAGGCGGCAAAATATAACCCCAAGGTGGTAGCAATAACAGCGGCAATGAAAGAAGGTACTGGTTTACGTCAATTTGCCGAAGCATTTCCCGGCAGATTTTATGACGTTGGAATAGCAGAGCAACATGCCGTAACGTTTGCCGCAGGGCTTGCTGCATCCGGCATTAAACCTGTTGTGGCTGTGTATTCAACATTTCTGCAGAGGGCGTATGATGAGATAATTCATGACGTATGTCTTCAGAACTTGCCTGTTGTGTTTGCAATAGACAGGACGGGACTTGTAGGAGAAGATGGACCCACGCATCACGGTCTTTTTGATATTTCATATTTAAGGAGTATTCCAAATCTGACCATCATGACCCCAAAAAACTCAATCGAGATGAAAGATATGCTTACGCTTGCCTTTAAACTTGCAACTCCATGCGCTATAAGATATTCAAGAGACACAGTGTCGGACGAACTTGAGGGGATTAATTCAAAACTGGAACTGGGAAAGGGTGAAATCATAAGAGACGGCACAGATGTTGCGATTTTAGCCTCAGGGCAAAGCGTTCACTATGCGCTTTTAGCGGCAAAGCGATTAGAGGGTTCCGGTGTGTCCGCAGGTGTTGTCAATATGAGATTTATAAAGCCGCTTGACGGAGATCTGATTTTAAAATTATCTCAAAAAGTTAAAGCCATAGTCACAGTGGAGGAAAATGTAACGGCAGGCGGATTTGGCAGCCTCGTGCTTGAATTTCTTAACGCCTCAGATGTAACCAACGTAAAAGTTAAGGTTTTAGGAATTGCTGATAAATTTGTCGAACACGGCAGACAAGAAATCCTGAGAAAGTTATACGGTATTGACGACGAAGGCATTTACCAAACTGTAATGGGTATTTTTAGTAAGTGA
- a CDS encoding 3'-5' exonuclease — protein MSRVIFDIETAGFDFESLDSGIQEYLLKWVHTEDEVKAVKDSLSFYPNTAEVVAIGMLNPDTEKGAMYFQAPGGLIEPFEEDKISYYPGTESDILSHFWETIKKYDTFVTFNGRTFDCPFILVRSAVCGVLPTRELLPNRYGGEHIDLMDRLNFFGASKRRFSLDVWCRTFGIKSPKSDGVTGYEVKDLFRSGEFEKIARYCAGDLWATQKLLFIWEKYINTGSLSKR, from the coding sequence ATGTCCCGTGTAATTTTTGACATAGAGACGGCAGGGTTTGACTTTGAAAGCCTTGACAGCGGGATACAGGAGTATCTTCTTAAGTGGGTACACACTGAGGATGAGGTGAAGGCTGTAAAAGACAGCCTCTCCTTTTATCCAAACACGGCTGAGGTAGTTGCTATAGGGATGCTCAATCCGGATACTGAAAAAGGAGCGATGTACTTTCAGGCTCCGGGGGGCTTGATTGAGCCTTTTGAGGAGGACAAAATATCGTATTATCCCGGCACTGAAAGCGATATATTGTCGCACTTTTGGGAAACTATAAAAAAGTACGATACCTTCGTAACGTTTAACGGGCGCACGTTTGACTGCCCGTTTATTCTGGTAAGGAGCGCTGTCTGTGGAGTTTTGCCTACACGAGAGCTTTTGCCTAACCGTTACGGAGGTGAGCATATTGATTTGATGGACAGGCTCAATTTCTTTGGCGCTTCAAAAAGACGATTCAGCCTTGATGTCTGGTGCCGCACGTTTGGTATAAAAAGTCCAAAATCAGATGGGGTTACAGGGTATGAGGTAAAAGACTTGTTCAGGTCAGGGGAGTTTGAAAAAATTGCGCGATACTGCGCCGGAGACCTGTGGGCAACTCAAAAACTCCTTTTCATCTGGGAAAAATACATTAATACCGGCTCGCTTTCAAAAAGATAA
- a CDS encoding PAS domain-containing protein yields the protein MITNTDKPAGSEDSRCLDFLQAIMDNIPDSIFFKDTESRFVRVNKAKAENSKTTAEDMVGKADFDFLPAAQAQRAFEDELSVISTGVPIKNKIEKITHLNGTEAWVSATKIPWYDNSGNIIGTVGISRDITEMIAYEEKLKENAEALKILNENLEEKVRQEVKKRRDQEQLLFQQSRLAAMGEMISIIAHQWISPLNSLSLIIADYAAAVESGTASAQSLTQLVEETTEQIDFMSHTIKDFKDFFEPSKKKFIFSLIEAINSVMSILSALLKHNSIDVFLSVETQTDPKISGYPNEFKQALLNILNNAKDSIVEKRKVMGNERYKGKIEITLFKSGQYYNLTIKDNGTGISNSVKEKIFDLYFTTKGKHSGTGIGLHMAKTIVVDNMNGLILADNHPDGAIFTISVPFDI from the coding sequence ATGATTACTAACACTGATAAACCCGCAGGCTCCGAAGATTCACGCTGTCTCGACTTTCTTCAGGCTATAATGGATAATATTCCTGATTCAATCTTTTTTAAAGACACAGAGAGTCGTTTCGTACGTGTAAACAAGGCCAAAGCTGAAAACTCCAAGACAACGGCTGAGGATATGGTTGGAAAAGCGGATTTTGACTTCTTACCAGCTGCTCAAGCTCAGAGGGCTTTTGAGGATGAACTTAGCGTAATTTCCACAGGAGTTCCAATTAAAAACAAGATTGAAAAGATTACTCATCTAAACGGCACTGAGGCATGGGTGTCTGCAACAAAAATCCCTTGGTATGACAACAGCGGTAACATTATCGGCACGGTTGGAATTTCAAGAGATATTACCGAAATGATAGCTTATGAGGAAAAACTCAAAGAAAATGCCGAAGCACTCAAAATACTAAATGAAAACCTTGAGGAAAAAGTCAGACAAGAGGTAAAAAAACGCAGAGATCAGGAACAGCTGCTTTTTCAGCAATCAAGACTTGCAGCAATGGGTGAGATGATTTCAATCATAGCTCACCAGTGGATATCTCCTCTAAATAGTCTTTCTCTGATAATAGCCGACTATGCTGCCGCTGTTGAATCCGGCACTGCATCTGCCCAGAGCTTAACACAGCTTGTTGAGGAAACTACTGAGCAGATAGATTTCATGTCCCACACGATAAAAGATTTTAAAGATTTTTTTGAACCATCTAAAAAGAAATTTATTTTTTCTCTGATAGAGGCAATTAATTCTGTCATGTCCATATTGTCAGCATTGCTTAAGCATAATTCAATAGACGTTTTTTTGTCAGTGGAAACTCAGACTGACCCTAAAATATCAGGCTATCCGAATGAGTTTAAGCAAGCATTACTTAATATTTTAAATAATGCAAAGGACTCTATAGTTGAAAAGAGAAAGGTTATGGGAAATGAACGCTATAAGGGTAAAATAGAGATAACACTTTTTAAATCCGGTCAATATTATAATTTAACCATAAAAGACAACGGTACTGGGATAAGCAACAGTGTTAAGGAAAAAATATTTGACCTGTACTTTACAACAAAGGGGAAACACTCCGGCACTGGAATTGGTCTTCACATGGCAAAGACTATCGTTGTTGATAACATGAATGGCTTAATCTTAGCCGATAACCACCCTGACGGGGCAATATTTACAATATCAGTTCCCTTTGATATTTAA
- a CDS encoding glycosyltransferase produces the protein MIPLFSVVIDTYNYGSYLEQAIESVLNQSFPLKDVEIIVVDDGSTDDTPMRVKRFKDAITYIYKENGGQASALNAGISHVKGSIVSLLDADDFWHKDKLKVVAEHFEKFNDVDIINHNLSILDENGGNEYLWNQDEGDVAFRLYNPEDYLRGVLIPVAPTSGNSFRIDCLKKALPIPLSYRVCADSYLHTVLPLVARNILYIPKSLGGYRIHGKNCWSNHDTFTIERIIEKESLNLQDLQKWMDNMAINNRLIENKMQMAINRKKIFFYNGSGQKLKALKQAILYKDFAHINPPLSYRLLKRIFVLASAVVPPDVYHEICERSYFLYVWMMKKFWKNLKYAPILNKIANNKVYSSKKK, from the coding sequence GTGATACCGCTTTTTTCAGTAGTCATAGATACATACAATTATGGCAGTTATTTAGAGCAGGCAATAGAGTCGGTTTTAAATCAATCTTTTCCCTTGAAAGATGTAGAGATAATTGTTGTTGACGACGGCTCTACCGATGATACGCCCATGCGTGTGAAGAGATTTAAAGATGCGATAACCTATATCTATAAGGAAAACGGCGGGCAAGCCTCAGCCCTAAATGCAGGCATTTCGCATGTTAAAGGCTCTATTGTCTCACTTTTGGATGCCGATGACTTCTGGCATAAAGATAAATTAAAGGTTGTGGCCGAACATTTTGAAAAATTCAATGATGTGGACATTATAAACCACAACCTTAGCATTCTGGATGAAAACGGTGGAAATGAATACTTGTGGAACCAGGATGAGGGCGACGTCGCCTTCAGACTTTATAACCCTGAAGATTATCTCAGGGGTGTGCTTATCCCTGTTGCTCCAACCTCCGGAAATAGCTTTAGGATAGATTGTCTTAAAAAAGCTCTGCCGATTCCGCTATCATATAGGGTCTGCGCCGATTCATACCTGCACACGGTGTTGCCTCTTGTTGCAAGAAACATTCTATACATACCAAAGTCTCTGGGCGGCTACAGAATCCATGGTAAAAACTGCTGGTCAAATCATGATACATTCACCATAGAAAGGATAATTGAAAAGGAATCTCTTAACCTGCAAGACCTGCAAAAATGGATGGACAACATGGCTATAAACAACAGACTGATTGAAAACAAAATGCAGATGGCAATAAACAGAAAAAAAATATTTTTTTATAACGGCAGCGGTCAGAAACTTAAGGCCCTTAAGCAGGCAATTCTATATAAAGATTTTGCCCATATAAATCCTCCTCTGTCGTACAGGTTATTGAAGAGGATTTTTGTACTGGCAAGCGCTGTGGTACCACCTGATGTTTACCATGAAATCTGCGAAAGGTCATACTTTTTGTATGTCTGGATGATGAAAAAATTTTGGAAAAATTTGAAGTATGCCCCTATACTCAATAAAATTGCTAATAACAAGGTATATTCGTCAAAGAAGAAGTGA
- a CDS encoding glycogen synthase produces MYIVMVSPEIAPVAKVGGLADVVFGLSRELEIRGNSVEIILPKYDCMWYDQIYDLQVVYEGLWVPYYNTWIHCTVFFGFVHGRKCFFIDSHSDKNFFSRGVFYGHGDDNERFAFFCRAALEFMYKAGKNPDIIHCHDWQTALVPVLLYEIYQHIGMSHPRVIFTLHNLKHQGIAGEYALREVGLDDYKLINNERLQDDHNPHAVNLMKGGIVYSNFVTTVSPQYAWDVRTSDQGFGMGHTLHVHQSKFGGILNGVDYEVWNPEIDPHIPVKYGPANIDDKYKNKEALRHRLLLRQELKPIICAIGRLDHQKGVHLIRHALYYALQNGWQFILLGSSPDKAVNDEFLHIKNQLNDNPDCHLEIGYNDELSHLMYAGSDMLLIPSLFEPCGLTQMIAMKYGTIPIVRGTGGLSNTVYDANYSDRPFNERNGYVFHGTDYGSLEDAMHRATGLWYSYPADFRQLITNAMGYDWSWNWPGKHYLDIYEFIRNK; encoded by the coding sequence ATGTACATAGTGATGGTATCGCCGGAGATAGCGCCGGTAGCAAAGGTCGGGGGACTTGCGGATGTCGTGTTTGGGCTTTCCCGTGAGCTTGAAATCAGAGGCAATTCCGTTGAAATCATTCTGCCTAAGTACGACTGCATGTGGTACGACCAAATTTATGACCTTCAAGTCGTCTATGAGGGCCTTTGGGTGCCTTATTACAACACATGGATCCACTGCACTGTATTTTTTGGTTTTGTTCACGGCAGAAAGTGCTTTTTTATAGATTCTCACTCAGACAAGAATTTCTTTAGCCGCGGCGTGTTTTACGGTCATGGGGATGACAACGAGCGGTTTGCGTTTTTTTGCCGCGCTGCTCTTGAGTTTATGTATAAAGCCGGTAAAAACCCAGACATCATACACTGTCACGATTGGCAAACTGCGCTTGTGCCGGTTTTGCTCTATGAAATATATCAACACATCGGGATGAGCCACCCAAGGGTAATCTTTACGCTGCATAATTTAAAGCATCAGGGGATAGCCGGCGAGTATGCACTTCGTGAGGTTGGGCTGGACGACTACAAGCTAATCAATAATGAGCGGCTTCAAGATGACCACAACCCTCATGCGGTTAACCTTATGAAAGGCGGCATTGTCTATTCCAACTTTGTAACAACCGTCTCGCCTCAGTACGCATGGGATGTGAGGACGTCCGATCAGGGCTTTGGAATGGGACACACTCTGCACGTCCATCAAAGTAAATTCGGCGGAATTCTAAACGGTGTTGACTACGAGGTGTGGAATCCGGAGATTGACCCTCATATTCCGGTTAAGTACGGGCCGGCAAATATTGACGATAAATATAAAAATAAAGAAGCGCTGAGGCATCGGCTGCTCTTAAGACAAGAGCTTAAACCAATAATATGTGCAATTGGGCGGCTTGACCATCAAAAAGGTGTGCATTTAATCAGACACGCCCTGTATTACGCTCTCCAAAACGGCTGGCAGTTTATCCTGCTTGGTTCAAGCCCCGACAAAGCGGTAAATGACGAGTTTCTACACATAAAAAATCAACTTAACGATAATCCCGATTGTCACCTTGAAATCGGCTATAATGATGAGCTCTCGCACTTAATGTATGCAGGCTCCGATATGCTTTTGATACCCAGTCTGTTTGAACCCTGCGGTCTAACTCAAATGATAGCCATGAAATACGGCACTATTCCAATAGTTAGAGGCACAGGGGGGCTGTCCAACACCGTGTATGATGCTAATTACTCAGACAGACCTTTTAATGAGCGAAACGGTTATGTTTTTCACGGCACCGATTACGGCTCTCTGGAGGACGCCATGCACAGGGCAACCGGACTTTGGTATTCATATCCCGCAGATTTCAGACAGCTGATAACAAACGCTATGGGTTACGATTGGTCATGGAACTGGCCTGGTAAGCATTATCTGGATATTTACGAATTTATACGGAATAAATAA
- a CDS encoding peptide-binding protein encodes MNKLVLMFLLCTLIVTVGESSNVEPLSHPADNVTKVFKPAYGDTLVEGIIGEPSVLISMLAGDSASHAVSSLIFNGLVKYAPDLQLTGDLAESWDVSPDGLVITFHLRKGVRWTDGVEFTANDVMFGYKTIIDEKTPTAYKEDFLQVKKAEVLDKYTFRVTYEKPFAPALSSWGALVVLPEHLLKDKDIMKEPFGRAPVGMGPYKLDKWIAGERVELQSNHDYFEGRPYIDRHVFRIIPDSATMFLEVKTGSIDFMGLTPIQYKRQTDTALFKEKFQKFRYPAFNYTFMGFNLKHPFFKDKRVRQAIAHAIDKSEIVDAVLFGLGATSTGPYVPNTWPYNPNVKKYDFNPIKARSLLKEAGWVDVDSDGVLKKDGNRFEFTIITNMGNSLRTKTATIIQYRLKQIGIKVHIRALEWSTFINEFVDKKRFEAVVLGWSIGLDADQYDIWHSSKTKEKEFNFISYNNPEVDALLEDGRRTFDIEKRKQAYHRIHEILAEDLPYVFLYVPDSLVVVSSRIKGIVPTTIGIGYNQPKWFVPAELQKNTLQR; translated from the coding sequence ATGAATAAACTCGTACTAATGTTTCTACTTTGCACACTCATCGTTACCGTCGGTGAAAGCAGCAATGTCGAGCCTCTGAGTCATCCTGCCGATAATGTTACAAAGGTTTTTAAACCCGCCTATGGTGACACGTTAGTGGAGGGCATAATAGGAGAGCCGAGTGTTTTAATCTCTATGCTTGCCGGAGACAGCGCCTCTCATGCCGTTTCAAGTCTCATATTTAACGGGCTTGTCAAGTATGCTCCCGATTTGCAGTTAACCGGAGATTTGGCGGAAAGCTGGGATGTCTCACCGGATGGTCTTGTGATAACGTTTCATCTAAGAAAGGGAGTCAGATGGACTGACGGCGTGGAGTTTACCGCAAATGACGTTATGTTTGGGTATAAGACCATTATTGACGAAAAAACGCCTACAGCCTACAAGGAGGATTTTCTGCAAGTCAAGAAGGCTGAGGTGCTAGATAAATACACTTTTAGGGTGACTTATGAAAAGCCGTTTGCGCCAGCACTTAGCAGTTGGGGCGCACTTGTTGTCCTGCCAGAGCATTTACTAAAAGATAAGGACATAATGAAGGAACCATTTGGCAGAGCGCCTGTTGGAATGGGCCCATACAAGCTGGACAAATGGATAGCCGGCGAGCGGGTAGAGCTGCAATCAAATCATGATTACTTTGAAGGCAGACCATATATAGACAGACACGTTTTCAGGATAATCCCTGACAGCGCAACTATGTTTTTAGAAGTTAAGACGGGCAGCATTGATTTTATGGGGCTTACCCCGATTCAGTACAAAAGACAAACAGACACGGCGCTCTTTAAAGAGAAATTTCAAAAGTTCCGTTATCCGGCATTTAACTATACTTTTATGGGATTTAATCTGAAGCATCCTTTTTTTAAGGACAAACGTGTGCGTCAAGCGATAGCTCATGCGATAGATAAGAGTGAAATTGTCGACGCCGTACTGTTTGGTCTGGGTGCAACATCAACAGGCCCTTATGTGCCAAACACATGGCCATATAATCCAAATGTTAAAAAGTATGATTTCAATCCAATAAAAGCAAGATCGTTGCTTAAAGAGGCTGGATGGGTAGATGTGGACAGTGACGGAGTTCTTAAAAAAGACGGCAATCGTTTTGAATTTACAATTATAACCAACATGGGAAACTCACTTAGGACAAAGACGGCAACGATTATTCAATATCGTCTGAAGCAGATTGGGATTAAGGTTCACATTCGGGCACTTGAATGGAGCACGTTCATAAATGAATTTGTAGATAAGAAACGCTTTGAAGCGGTGGTGCTTGGCTGGTCAATCGGGCTTGACGCTGACCAGTACGATATCTGGCACTCAAGTAAAACAAAAGAGAAGGAATTTAACTTTATCAGCTACAATAACCCGGAGGTTGATGCGCTCTTAGAGGATGGCAGACGCACTTTTGATATAGAAAAACGCAAACAGGCCTACCACAGAATTCATGAGATATTAGCCGAGGATTTGCCATACGTATTTTTATATGTGCCTGATTCACTTGTTGTAGTAAGCAGCCGGATTAAAGGCATAGTTCCAACCACAATAGGAATTGGCTACAATCAACCAAAATGGTTCGTGCCGGCTGAATTACAGAAGAATACTTTGCAAAGATAA
- a CDS encoding rubredoxin, with protein sequence MTKYVCIGGCGYIYDPLKGDERRGTARGTSFESLPDTWRCPVCDVTKSEFAPW encoded by the coding sequence ATGACTAAATACGTTTGTATCGGCGGTTGTGGCTACATATATGACCCTTTAAAAGGTGATGAGAGACGTGGTACAGCGCGTGGCACCTCTTTTGAATCGTTACCAGATACCTGGCGTTGTCCGGTATGCGATGTTACAAAGAGCGAATTTGCTCCATGGTAA
- a CDS encoding S41 family peptidase, whose amino-acid sequence MNKRLKYLLVWAAFVVITASGVAVGRWTVKSVSAESDTYQELKLFTEVISLVKSSYVEDVKIKDLIYGAIKGMVSSLDPHSAFMTPDMYKEMKVDTKGEFGGVGIQIGKKGGLLTVIAPIEDTPAYLAGIKAGDIIMKVNNESTDKMTLMDAVNKMRGPRGTKVILSILRKGWTEPKDFPISREIIKVKSVKQKVLEGNIGYIKISQFQEKTVQDLVKAINVLKEKKITSVIIDLRNDPGGLLQSAVGVAEQFLPSHKLVVYIKDRSGDKKDFYTESEGKLDTLPMVVLVNEGSASASEIVAGALKDWNRAVILGVTTFGKGSVQSVLGLSDGSGLRLTTARYYTPNGISIQNTGITPDIIVKIKSENGKEHKVLREKDLTGHLENEQVEGKEGEEMDSTPLELEEKDDTQLQRAIDILKTGDMLKKSNKTS is encoded by the coding sequence ATGAATAAAAGACTGAAGTACTTGCTCGTTTGGGCGGCATTTGTCGTAATAACAGCAAGTGGAGTTGCAGTTGGCAGGTGGACGGTAAAGTCGGTAAGCGCCGAGTCTGATACTTATCAGGAGTTGAAGCTGTTTACTGAGGTTATATCTTTGGTGAAGAGCAGCTATGTAGAGGATGTTAAGATTAAGGATTTAATCTATGGCGCTATAAAAGGCATGGTCAGCTCTCTTGACCCCCATTCAGCCTTTATGACTCCGGATATGTATAAGGAGATGAAGGTTGACACAAAGGGCGAATTTGGCGGCGTAGGCATCCAGATAGGTAAAAAGGGCGGTCTTCTAACTGTAATTGCGCCCATTGAGGATACCCCTGCATATCTGGCTGGCATAAAGGCCGGAGATATTATAATGAAGGTTAACAACGAATCTACTGACAAGATGACCCTTATGGATGCTGTCAATAAGATGAGAGGCCCAAGGGGAACAAAGGTTATCCTTTCAATTCTCAGAAAAGGATGGACTGAGCCAAAAGATTTTCCAATCTCAAGAGAAATTATTAAAGTTAAGAGCGTAAAACAAAAGGTTCTTGAGGGCAATATCGGCTATATTAAAATCAGTCAGTTCCAGGAAAAGACCGTTCAAGACCTTGTTAAGGCTATTAACGTTTTGAAGGAAAAGAAGATAACCTCAGTGATTATTGATTTAAGAAACGACCCCGGCGGTTTGTTACAAAGCGCTGTTGGTGTAGCTGAACAGTTTTTACCGTCGCACAAGCTGGTGGTTTATATAAAGGATCGGTCAGGTGACAAGAAGGACTTTTACACCGAGTCAGAGGGAAAACTTGATACGCTGCCCATGGTGGTGTTAGTTAATGAAGGCAGTGCAAGCGCCTCAGAGATAGTAGCCGGCGCTCTCAAAGACTGGAACAGGGCGGTAATTTTGGGTGTGACTACATTTGGAAAGGGTTCTGTTCAGAGTGTGCTTGGGTTAAGTGACGGTTCTGGTTTAAGGCTGACTACCGCAAGGTACTACACGCCAAACGGCATTTCCATACAAAACACGGGAATAACACCGGATATTATAGTGAAGATTAAATCTGAAAATGGAAAAGAGCACAAGGTGTTAAGGGAAAAGGACCTGACCGGACATCTGGAGAACGAGCAGGTTGAAGGCAAAGAGGGTGAGGAGATGGATTCAACACCGCTTGAGCTTGAAGAGAAAGACGACACTCAGCTTCAGAGAGCTATCGATATATTAAAGACAGGGGATATGCTTAAGAAAAGCAACAAAACCAGCTGA